The genomic stretch GTTTGCATCATCCCCCGGTCGATCAAAAAAGCAGATTGCAACTCTTCTCTCTGGTTTTCAATTGTCACATATTTGATCGGTGGGCATTCTTGGAGTAATTTTCCCAAAGATGTCCACTTTTTTAATGTCATTTCTACAACCGGAAGTGAATCGTTTTGCTTAAGACCTATTGGAACATGAAGACCCACCGTATCTATCGTTGATGCCGTTTGACGTATGATCTGCAGCGCATTTTCCCAATACTTTTCTACTATTTTGCCCGTAATAATGTCACCGGATTGGGATAATTCATATAATAAATGAACCAAATCAATCATTACCCCCGCCCTAACACCGAGTTCTTTTAACCTTCCCACTGCAGCTATTGTCAACCCCATTGAATTAGCTTCCGGTAAATTTTCTACCATAAGACGATTTGCGGGAAAACCTTGGGAAATCCCTACCATATCAGCTATCTTTTTTTCTGAATTCACAACGGGCAAATGAACTAAAATATAAGCCCCGGGGAATTTTTTAGATATTTCTACAAGCCGGGTAGGGTCGACTATTAGATAATCGAATACCGCTCCCATAAACAGACTTCTTAATGACGGCGGCTTCGACGCGGCTTCAGCCCGACACCCGGGAGGTCCATGTATTCCGTTAACCTTTAGACCAAGATTATTATATTCACTCCATTTAATGCGACTCAAGCCGACCACCTCAAGCCCAATACCGGATTTTACTAAGTCCACTCTAGAATAAGCTTCACGAACCTGATCTAGACGACCAGGAGCTCCGGCAATATCAGTCGACACAGAAACAATTACCGTTTCTTTCCTAGTCACAGGCAACATTTTATCATAATTTATAAAATGTCGATGTCAACGTGTATAATTCGTCCATGTCAGACGTTATCTCCCTTTTCAAAAAACTAATCTCTACCCCCTCGGTCACCGGTAATGAGCAAAACATCTGTCTCGAGGTCTACAACATGCTGACAGATGAAGGTTTTTCGACCAAAAAGATTCCTGTGTCGGACAACCGATTTAACATTTTTGCTAGTCTTGGTATACCAAAAGTTATTCTATCTGCGCACCTTGATACGGTATCACCATATATCCCACCAAAAGAAACCGATACTCATATTTATGGTCGTGGTTCCTGCGACACTAAATCCTGTGTCGCCTCCATGATTACGGCCGCCGTTAAGTGCAAGGAAGACGGACTATCAAATTTTGGCTTAATCTTTACGGTTGGCGAAGAGGAAGATTTTGACGGTGCCATAAAAATAAAAGAATCGGGATTAAAAATTCCCTTTATAATCGTTGGCGAACCAACCTCATTGGAAATCGTAAATGGTCACTTTGGCATGCTGGTATTGAAAATTACCGCCCCGGGCAAAGCGGCTCATAGCAGTACCCCCGAAAAAGGTATTAACGCCATAGATAGTTTAATTTTAGCCATCAAGCAGATTCAGTCAATTCCCATTTATCCCGATTCACTGATGAGTTTGGTAAAAATTGATGGTGGAATCGCCGACAATATAATTCCGGCTGAATCAAATTGCACCTTTTCGTTTAGGATTCATCCGCAGGATACCAACGATTATCAAAAGATTATTAAGTCAGTTATCGGCTCCTCGTACAAAATAACAAAGATTTTGGATGCTTCCAGTGTTTATTCGAAAGTCCCGAATGAATTGTCATTTATAAAAAAACAAAAAATAGTCAAGTATGGTACTGATTTGTCGATATTAAAAAATGGAATTGTTCTTGGGCCGGGTGATATCAAATACGCCCACGGGGATAATGAACAAATTAAGAAAAGTGAACTAAAAAGAGCGGTTAACGTTTATTATGAAATAATTAAGAATTTTGTGGTAAAATAACCCCAATGACCAATCAAATAAGATCAATTGCTCATCATCACGCTAACTAGTTGTTGGCGGATTTGATTGTGTCAAAATTACCGCCAACAAATGGCGGTTCTTTTTTGTACTTTTTAGGTCGAAATTTAAAGGGAAGCGCCTAAATTTTGCCTAAAAATACAATCCCGATTGCGAAGCGTCATCGGGAAGGCTCATTTACTTACATGGTGGAACGTAGGAGTTTTGGTAAAAATTTAAACGTCCCAACCACGTCGGTTTGCTTTAGCAAACTATACTTGGTGGTATTAGCTCAATGGTTAGAGCGCTGCTCTGTGAAAGCAGAGGTTGCCGGTTCGACCCCGGTATACCACCCAACAGTATCCGAAATTATTATAATCTACATGACGAGATCCAGTAATTGTTTGTAATTTTTGATAAATCTGTTTTCTTAAAACATTATATAGTCATCATCCCCCCAAGCGGTGGATTGTTAACCAATATCATTGCCTTAAACTAGGCTGACTACCTTCAGGTAAATGTTTATAAAATAATATTGTTTGGCATTACTATAATGCCATTAAGAAAAGATGTAAAATTGATGCGTAAGAATGCAAACATATAAACAGTTACGAAGAACAAGAAAGCTTAAGAAGTTTGGGAAGAAGGTTGTTATTGCCATTCTGTTTTTAGGTATAAGTTATCTGCTTTCCCTATTGTCGTTCTATATTTATACCCAACTGTCACAGATTTTACAGCCGGCAGAAAAAGGATTTTTGGGATTTGCCATTATTGGTGTAATCGCAGGACTTGTTGCCGTACTTGTTTCATTTGCCAATAAGCGACTGGTTCTAACTGTGGTTATTTCGTTTCTTGTTGACTGCCTGGTTAACAGTATCATTTTATTTTCCAGCTTAGGCACAAAAGTTATCTCGTTTCTCCCTGGTTTAATGGTCGGAATGTTTACAGTGGTTGGCTCTGGATATTTATTAAGAAGAAAATTCGGTTTTCTTGATATAAGTATTCTGTCCCCGCGTTGCCTGAAAGAAAAGGATTACAAAAAATATGCTCTCGCCCGAAAACTATTAGAAAACCCGAATAAAATTACTATGACAATCTTGAATGATGCTTGCGGACTTTTTCAAGATAAAGACGTTGATCCAAAAATTGGCGCAGTATTAAAGGAGGTGGACAATTTTACCAGAGCACTAGGTGGTGATGTAGCGGGGTTTATTGTGGCCCACATAAAAACAGAGACAGAAAAAGATGAAGAAAAAAAAGAGAAAGTATTGTTTTTTATTGATCTTATAAACGATATAAAAGAAGAAATTGACTTCGCCTTTGTTAGGATAGGATCTGGCGAAGCCAAAAACTTTGTTGATCATCCGATAAAGCAGGCTCATCACAGTTATATAGCTAGTGCAGCGACATCGGCTAATAACCCGTCTATTGTGGCCACCATTGTGGCCGGATCGGTAATTGCTACCAGTGCCGCGGGAATTATTCCTGGTCTTCCCCTTATATCACAAAATGTTATCCACCCGAAAGAAATACAATCTACTCAGGGAATAGTCAGACCTACGCAAACCGCGACTCCAACAATTTTGCCAACAGAGACACCGACGCCCAAACCCACAAACAAACCAGCCATAATTTTTTCAGCCGTCGAGAAAACTTTTTTCGTCTCCGCTCCCCAAGAAGGAACCATTTTTACCGTTAACGCCAGCGGAACATACAGGTTTACTATTATTGGAGGAGCAGCAGAGATTTCTCCGCAAAAATCCCAACCAAATTACCCTGAGCAATGGGGATGGCAAACAAAATTGTTGATTTATAAAAACCGAGCCATTGCATTTGGCCCAACTCTTTCGGGATTAGGTAATCCTCTTGTAGGGTGGATTTATCTCATGGGTGATCCAAATTTAAAGCCAACAGCCGCAGAAGCCGAACAATCCGGCAAAGGGAAATACATAGACCTTACTTTGAATAAAGATGATTATCTGATCTTTATTGTTGATGATTCAGATGGTGGTTTTGTAGATAATAACGGAGGCGTATCCCTCCAAGTTCAAAAGGGAGTCTAAAAATGCGATTATGTTTAGTTTGGGCTAAATATTGATATAATTGAGTTTAATTAAACCGGTCGGGTTCAAACTTGTCCAGTTTCGAACATCAGCTGGGAGACGACCCCACAACTTTATAACTTTCTACTTTATGAACTTTATAAACTTTAATACTTATTCGCATCATACCCATACCGTGGTCACCATTCCGCGGGGTATTGCAGTGACCATCCTCAAATCTTTCTAGAAAAGATAAATATTAACTTTTAAACCCCCGCAATCGCGGGGGTTTTTCGTTTCTTTGGGTCAAATAATAAACCGAATGGTGAAATATTTTGACCTAAGACACAATCCGATAGCTTAAGATAATCGGGATAAATTTATTTAACAAAATTATTATGATCAAAGAAATATCATTATTAACATTATCTCCGGAGACAATTATCGCCTCCGATCAAATTAGTCAAATTGCGATTTTATATGCCGATGTTTTTCGGGGACCACCATGGAACGAAGCGGTAAAATGCAATTCTTGCAAAAAATACGAAGAGGAATCGGTTGCCGTTAATTCTCCATGTCCTTGTGGTGGTTATTTCAGTGAAGCTTATCCTTTGTCGGAAACCAAGGGTTATATTGAGTCAGAATCTCAAATACCTGGCTTCCGTCTCACACTTGTGAAAGATAAGGAACAAGTCGTGGGTTTCGCCTGGAGTTACCTAACCACTCCGGCAAAACTTGTTGTTGCCAAATGGTCAGATCCACAAAATCAACAGTCCATACTTAAAGTTCTTGAAAGAAATGATTTAACTCCTAATACTCAATTTCGCTATTTCTGTGAAATTGGCATTGCTCCGGAATATAGAGGTCTCGGTCTTTCAAACTATCTTTCCAAACAGGTTGTGGGCTCTGAACCAACTCTGTTTAGAACCAACATTGGCACCAAAATGATGGCGGTCGGAGCGACTCTTGGCTTTGAACAAATAATGGGGCCGGAAGTAACTGTCGATCGTTCAGGTGGCATAATTATTCCCACCGGGAAAATATTTAACCGCCTTGATTCCGAAAGAGAGGATCGGGTTCTATTTTTAAAATCATAAAAATTTCAATGCTACAATCAACTATGAATCAACTAATTCAACCGGTTAAAGGTACCCGTGATTTTTATCCCGAAGATCAGGCCTTTCAAACTTGGTTTTTCCAAAAAGTCAGGGAAGTTTCTGAAACCTTTGGGTTTCAGGAATACAACGGTCCGTTTCTGGAGCCTCTGGAACTTTATGCCGCCAAATCAGGTGAGGAGCTGGTTAAAAAACAAGCTTTTACTTTAACTGATCAGTCGGGAAAAATTCTAGCTCTAAGGCCGGAAATGACACCCACTCTCGCCCGCATGATTGCCCAAAAAGACGGTGAATTAACCTTTCCCGTAAAGTGGTGGACTTATGGCTCACGTTACAGATACGAAAAACCCCAGAAAGGTCGTGGACGGGAGTTTTTTCAGTGGGATTGCGATATTATCGGTACCGACGGATTCGAGGCCGATGCCGAAGCAATTGCCATCGCCGCTACCATGTATAGAAAATTAGGATTAACCTCCACAGATGTAAAAATAAAAATCAATGATCGCCAACTTCTTCAAGGTGAACTTTTAAATATCGGAGTCCCGGAAAATCTAATTGTTAATGTTTTTAGAATTGCTGATAAAAAAGACAAAGTTACCGAAGTGGATTTCAAAGAAATGCTTTTAGAAACCGGACTAACCGAGTCACAGACGGATATGGTTAAGAAAACTCTTGAAGACAAAGATCTTTATAAAAAATCTGAATGGCTTTTAAAAATTTTTGATCTTTTAAAAATTTATGGAATTTCCGATTTTGTAGAATTTGATCCCGGGATTGTTCGTGGACTTGAATATTACACCAGAACCGTTTTTGAAGGTTGGGATGTAAACGGAGAATTTCGGGCCATCTGGGGCGGTGGCAGATATGACAATCTAGTTGCTGATGTCGGTTCCAAAAACAAAGTACCCGGAGTTGGCTTTGCAATGGGGGATATGGTTATTGCCGAAGTTTTGAAACAATATAAAAAATATCCGGTCCTTTCTGCAAATAAATCCAAGGTCTTAGTAACTGTATTTTCACCGGAACTTTTTAACAGTTCACTCGAAGTCACAAACATACTTCGAAAAAATAACATAAATACCGAAATCTACCTTAACCCCGACATAAAAATTGATAAACAATTAAAATATGCCGATAAAAAGGGTATTCCTTATGTTATAGTTCTCGGCCCTGATGAAATTAAAGCCGACTCGGTTACGATAAAAAATATGTCTTCTGGTACTCAAACTACAGTCAAGAAAGAAGACGTGGTTAATTCAATAACTCCAAGTTGAGCGCTAGTCACCGTTATCGAGCTATTCAATAATTTATACATGCGTATCTGTTAAAGTTGTACCGAAAAATCGAACGTATTTTGAGTTATAATCATTCTCACCCCGCTCGTCCCGTCGCCGGTCGGGACGTAAATCGCGCCTGTCCGCCTTTGGAGGGGGTTCGATTGAAAATTATTCAAAAAAACAAATAGCCCAAACCAAGATTCGATAGTGTAAACCAAATCATTATTTGTAAGACCCCATCAATACCATAGATATTATCTATAACAAATCAGGATCAATCCAAGTAGTCCCAAAAGGTTGCCTATCTCCAACATGAATCCCGTCACTTTTTCTCTCTATATAGAAGGCTCCATCAATTTCCGGCACAGGTATTAAATCTAGATCTTCACGTAAGGTGACAATCCATCCGCCTTTACGTAACTTTTCAGCCTCACCCAAGCGACTCAATACGGCATTTGCTTTGGCCCCCTTAATTCCATAATTACTTTCCGGACCGTCACCGACAAGATTTAGTGATAAGATTTCCACTCTTTTTCCTGCCATATAGAAACGATTTTATCATAATATCCTATATAAAGCAAAACTCAGAATAATTCCCAAAAACCGTGAGTATCGTATCTGTTACCCCACATGGTGTCCTCCACCTTCGGTTACGGAACACCTAAGATTCTGTCTTGCTTTCACATCTTTCTTTAAAGCTTCAGATATCAACCTTTTATAAGCGAATGCTTTTCCAGAACCGCTTTTCAAATAAAGTTCAAAATCTTTAGCCTCTTGCTCACTTTCAAAAGATCCATACCAAACTAATTTCCATGGAATATGCGGTTTTGTTGAAAATACATTTCCTCTGTTGTGTAATTCAAATCTGTTCCTCAGGTCTGAGGTGTATCCATAGTAGAAAATATGTGATTTTGAACTTAACAATATGTAGGAATAAAACATTCCTCAGTATAACCATTCTGAAGCTTTAGCGAAAGATGGGTTACCCCACATGGATTCGAACCACAATTACTACGTTCAGAGCGTAGTGTCCTACCATTAGACGATGGGGTATTGTATCTGCGCTATATTCTATCAAATTTGTACTTTTTTGACTCGTTTTCAATGGTTGTTTCCTGTCCGTGCCCGGAAAGAACCAAAGTCTCAGGAGACAGCTCCATCAATTTCCGTATACTTTTAAAAATTTCCTCAGTTGAGCCATATTTAAAGTCGGTCCTACCGCGCAGGGCAAAAAACAAAGTATCTCCAGAAAACAACAAGTTTTCTTTTGGACAATAAAAGCATACTCCTCCCGGGGTATGGCCGGGGGTTTTAATAATTTTTATTGTATTAGCCCCCAAATGAATTTCGTCTATTTGATCTAAGTCTGTATCAATATTTTCAATATTCGGTGTTGCCACATTTTTGTTAAGAAAATAGCCTGCGGTTTGATTTTGTCTCTTCAGTAAAAACATGTCTCTTTTACTGCAATATATGGGAACATTAAACATCAGCTTCATATCAAGCGCGGCCATCACATGATCAAAATGTCCGTGAGTTAAAAAAACTCCCGTCGGTTTCAAACTATTTTTTTGTATCTCTTCTACAATATAATCAGCTTCGTCAGCCGGATCGATAATAAAACACTTTCGCTCCTCACTCTCCCAAAGAAGATAACAGTTTGTTTGCATTTCCCCCAATACTAAAGTCCTATATTCCAACATGTTCTTAATTTTACCAACCATTTTAGATATAATGACAGTATGAAACTAACATATTTGAAGTCAATTTGTCTTCTCCTCTGTGCTACCTTTATATTTTCCGCCTGCG from Candidatus Shapirobacteria bacterium encodes the following:
- a CDS encoding M20/M25/M40 family metallo-hydrolase → MSDVISLFKKLISTPSVTGNEQNICLEVYNMLTDEGFSTKKIPVSDNRFNIFASLGIPKVILSAHLDTVSPYIPPKETDTHIYGRGSCDTKSCVASMITAAVKCKEDGLSNFGLIFTVGEEEDFDGAIKIKESGLKIPFIIVGEPTSLEIVNGHFGMLVLKITAPGKAAHSSTPEKGINAIDSLILAIKQIQSIPIYPDSLMSLVKIDGGIADNIIPAESNCTFSFRIHPQDTNDYQKIIKSVIGSSYKITKILDASSVYSKVPNELSFIKKQKIVKYGTDLSILKNGIVLGPGDIKYAHGDNEQIKKSELKRAVNVYYEIIKNFVVK
- the hisS gene encoding histidine--tRNA ligase, coding for MNQLIQPVKGTRDFYPEDQAFQTWFFQKVREVSETFGFQEYNGPFLEPLELYAAKSGEELVKKQAFTLTDQSGKILALRPEMTPTLARMIAQKDGELTFPVKWWTYGSRYRYEKPQKGRGREFFQWDCDIIGTDGFEADAEAIAIAATMYRKLGLTSTDVKIKINDRQLLQGELLNIGVPENLIVNVFRIADKKDKVTEVDFKEMLLETGLTESQTDMVKKTLEDKDLYKKSEWLLKIFDLLKIYGISDFVEFDPGIVRGLEYYTRTVFEGWDVNGEFRAIWGGGRYDNLVADVGSKNKVPGVGFAMGDMVIAEVLKQYKKYPVLSANKSKVLVTVFSPELFNSSLEVTNILRKNNINTEIYLNPDIKIDKQLKYADKKGIPYVIVLGPDEIKADSVTIKNMSSGTQTTVKKEDVVNSITPS
- a CDS encoding GIY-YIG nuclease family protein, with the protein product MFYSYILLSSKSHIFYYGYTSDLRNRFELHNRGNVFSTKPHIPWKLVWYGSFESEQEAKDFELYLKSGSGKAFAYKRLISEALKKDVKARQNLRCSVTEGGGHHVG
- a CDS encoding MBL fold metallo-hydrolase, encoding MLEYRTLVLGEMQTNCYLLWESEERKCFIIDPADEADYIVEEIQKNSLKPTGVFLTHGHFDHVMAALDMKLMFNVPIYCSKRDMFLLKRQNQTAGYFLNKNVATPNIENIDTDLDQIDEIHLGANTIKIIKTPGHTPGGVCFYCPKENLLFSGDTLFFALRGRTDFKYGSTEEIFKSIRKLMELSPETLVLSGHGQETTIENESKKYKFDRI